CGGGCGACTTAGACCAGTGGACCTCTTAGAGGAGGTAGACCAGTTAGACCAGTTGCTCTACCGTCTTACGGAGCACCAAACGAAAGCGCCCCGGAAGACCGCTTAGGACCGGTCCGCCGGGGCTTGCCGAAACAGCTAATGGGAGCTGAAACGACATGCGCGAGCTTATCGCCTACACATCCATCGGACTGGGGCTGCTGCTCACCCTCTGGTGCGCCCTCGGGCTCACCGCTCGCCGGCCCGGACGTCACAGCGCCGCCTACCAGGCACCCAAGAGCATGCCGACGCTCACCGGGCCCCACATGAGCCCGTGGCCCACCCCCACCCCCCCACCACGTCCAGGCCCGACTCCTCCCGCTCGACGGCGAAGAGACCAAGCTCGTCCGCCCCTACGCACCCGCCGAGGACACATTGGAGCTGTACGCGATCCGCGAGCGGCGCACGGCCGTCGTCCTCGCCACCCTCGGCATCGACTACGCGTACACATACGCAGGGGACCAGTTCGACGCCCTCATGCACGCCGCTTCGGCGGTGACCGCATGACCCGCGAATGGCTCTCAGCCCCGTCCACCCCCGCGCCGTCCGGCGCCGTGTGCTGCCGCTGCAAGCGCTGGACGTACGCCCCGATGGAAGTCGGGTACATCGAGCGCGCGAGCGGAGCCGGGGTGACCCTGTACGCCTGCCCCGCGCACGCCGCAGCCATGGCCCCCCGCCCGATGCCCGGAGAACTTGACCGGGGCGCGTAGCCCCTCGCAGACAGCAAAACGCCCCGTTCGGCCAAGTGCCGGGCGGGGCTTCTGTGTTGTATGTGGGGGTTTGCGCTAACCTACAGAAGCAGTACTCACGAGCACCCGGATTCCAGGGCGGGGTCTGCCACTGGATCTCGGTGAGGCCGAGGGCCGTCGCCTCCGACCGCACCGCCGCCATCAGCAGCGCCCCGAGACCGTGCCCGCGGGCCGCCTCCGTGAGGTACAGGCAGTCCATGTGGAGGTACTCGGCCGCGTCCCAGGTGGAGAGTTCGGGGGCGCAGGTCGCGTAGCCGGCGAGGGTCGTGTCGGGGAGTTCGGCGACCAGGCAGCGCAGCCGGGGGGCCTCGCTCGCGAAGACGAGGCGGTGGAGGCGGGCGGCCAGGCCGGGGGCGGGAGGCGCCGCCTTCTCGTACGCGGCGTGCTCGGCGGCCAGTTCGGCGACCCGCTCCAGGTCCTCAGGGCGGGCGGGGCGGACGCGGGCCGCACGGGCCTCCTGGGCGGGTTCGGTGTTCATGCCGTCATCATGCACGGCCCCGCCGTCCCGCCCGCGCGCAGCCATCTCCGGTACGGGGCCGCGCCCAGGGCGGCCTCCCGGTAGGCGGCGGCCAGCTCGGCGTACGGGCGGTCGAGCGGGACGCCCGGGGCGGCGTACAGCAGCAGGCGGACGGCCAGCGGGTCGCCGCGCAGGGGGCGGACGGCCATGTCCTCGCGCGGCCCCGAGGTGGGCTGGCAGGGGGCGACGGCCTCGCCGAGGGCGATGAGCGAGGCGGCGGTGTGGTAGTCGGCGTGCAGCAGGGGCGGGTCGAGGCCCGCCGCGCGCAGCACCCGGTGCAGGCCGTCCCATTCGCCGTCGACGGCCGGGTCGACCGCCCACCGGTCGCCGGCGAGGTCGGCGAGCTCCACCACCTCCCGGGCGGCCGCCGGATGGTCGTGGGCCATGGAGATGAACTGGGGCTCCCGTTCGACCAGGACGCGCCCCTTGAGGCCGGGCGGGACCCGCAGCGGGCAGCCCTCGACCTCGTGGACGAAGGCCAGGTCCAGCCGGCCGGCCGCGACCGTGCGCAGCAGGGCGTGGGCCGAGACGTCGACGCGCAGGGCGATGTCGTTGTCCGGCAGGCAGGTGCGGAGCCGGCGCAGCCAGCCGGGCAGGGCGCGGCTGGCGGTGGAGCCGACCCGGAGCGCGGGGCCGCCCGTGCGGGCCGCGGCGGCCCGGGTCTCGGTGATCAGCGCGGTCATGCCGTCGACGAGGGGGCGGGCCCGGCCGAGGACCGTGCGGCCCAGCGGGGTGGGGTGGCAGCCGGTGCGGGTGCGGGAGAAGAGCTCGGCGCCCAGGGCGTTCTCGATGCGGCGCAGCTGGGTGGTCAACGAGGGTTGGCTGACGCCCAGTTGGCGCGCGGCCTTGTGCAGACTCCCGGTGTCCGCGATGGCGCAGAGCGCCCGCAGGTGCCTGACCTCCAGCTCCATGGAGCCGAGGTTAGGGCGGGACCCGCGCGGGCACCAGACGGCGTATCTACCATCAACCACCCTCAATGGGAAGGGAGTTGGCAGATCGGTGATGTCTTCGTGTTATCGGGTGCTGACATCATCCCCACCCGCCCCGGCTCCCCCGACACTCTCCTCAACCCCACAGGAGGAGCCCCCCATGCGACACCCGAAGATCCTCACGTCCCTGCTGACCGCCGCTCTCGGTGCCGGCCTCACCCTCTCCCTCGGCGCCGCTCCCGCCACGGCGGTCGCGTCGCCCGCTCCGTACGCCGGCTACGCCGGGTCGAGCGCGGAGGCCAAGGCCAACCAGGCGTTCTTCGACGCCGTCATGAAGTCCGTGGCGAAGAAGCGGGCCGCCGCGCCTGGCGCCGCCGCCGTCACCGTGGTCTACAGCGCCGCCAACGCACCCAGCTTCCGCACCCAGATATCCCGTTCCGCGCAGATCTGGAACGGCTCCGTCGTCAACGTCCGGCTGGTGGAGGGGTCCAACCCCGACTTCACCTACTACGAGGGCAACGACTCGCGGGGCTCGTACGCGAGCACCGACGGGCACGGCAACGGCTACATCTTCCTCGACTACCGGCAGAACCAGCAGTACAACTCCACCCGCGTCACCGCCCACGAGACCGGGCACGTCCTCGGCCTCCCCGATCACTACAGCGGCCCGTGCAGCGAGCTGATGTCCGGCGGCGGGCCCGGCACGTCCTGCCAGAACGCCTACCCGAACGCCCAGGAGCGGTCCCGCGTCGACCAGCTGTGGCGCTACGGGCTCGCCTCGGCGTTCAAGACCCCCTGACGGACCGGGGCGAGGACGGGTGCCGAGGGCGGGCCTGGGCGCGGGTTCTTCGGTAGCGTGACCGCATGCCCGAAGAGCGGAGCACCACCCTGTACGAGGCCGTGGGCGGCGCCGAGGCGCTGCGCAGGCTCTCCGGCACCTTCTACGAGGCGGTCCTCGCGGACCCGCTCCTCGCGCCCGTCTTCGTCCGCTTCACCCCCGCCCACGTCGAGCACGTCGCCGTCTGGCTGGCCGAGGTGTTCTCGGGCCCCGAGGACTTCACGGCCCGCCACGGCGGTCATCACGCGCTGCTCACCGCCCACCTCGGCCTCGCCATCACCGAGGAGCAGCGGCTGCGCTGGATGGAGCTGATGACGGCGGCCGTGGCGAAGGAGCTCCCGGACGACGCGCTGCTGCGCCGCCGGGTCGTGGAGTACTTCGACTGGGGGACCCGTATCGCCAAGGACGTCTCCGCCTCGGCGCCGGGTACGGATCTGGGCGAGCCCGGACCGACCCCGCGCTGGGGCTGGGACGGTCTCGCCTGAGGGCGTGGCCGGAGGCGTGGCGGGGGCGGCTCGGTCAGACCGCCGTCCGGAGCAGTCTCCGGCCGAACTCGGTGCCGGGCGGCAGCTGCCTCCCGACCCGGGCGAGGGCCTCCTCGAAGTCGGTGCCGGCGATGCCGGATTCGAAGGCCGCGCCCCCGTAGTGCAGCGTGAGGCTCAGGTCGGCCCGCTCACCCAGCGTCAGCAGGCAGCTGAGCGTGGCCTGTTGGGTCGCGCCGTCCGCGACCACGGGGAGCGGGAGGTCCCACTCCAGTACGCATCCGCCGAGGGGCTGCCCGCCCTCGTCCGCGGCACGCAGCGCGGCGAAGCTCGCGCCCGTGTACTCGATTCCCCTGATCCGGGTGGCCACATGGCTCCCGTCGGCCGCGATCACGATCGCTTCCGCTCCGAGGCGGTCCCGGTACCAACCGGTCCAGACTTCTGTCGACTCCGATGACATGCGGCGGACTGTAGCGGTATGACCGGCTCCGGCGCGCGGCCGGTCACCCCGGGGCCGGACTTCTCCCGGTCTCGCCGTTCTCGCCGTTCTTGCCGGTCAGATGCGTGCTCGCGGCTTCCGCTCCGACCACCGGCCGCTCCTCCGGCACCTCGCCCCCCGGAGGCTCGTACCGCTCGCACCGGGGGTTCCGGCACGGCTCGACCTCCCACTCCGGCACCCAGGCCCCGAGGACCTTGTGCCGTTGCGCGTGCACATGGAGGGGCTCCCCGCAGGCCGGGCAGGAGCGCTCGGCCCGGGGGTCCCGTGTGGTGTGCGGCACCGTCCCGGCCATGGTTCCAGCCTAGGACGCCCCGCCCGTCACCGCTTCCTGGTGTACGTCCGCACGACGACCCCGTTGCCGAAGCTCCGCACGTCTTCGAGCGCGAAGTCACGGATGCCGAAGCCTGCGCCGAACATCGGCATTCCGGAGCCGTAGACCTGCGGGTACGACTTGATGACGAGCTCGTCGATCTCGTCGGCCAGCTGTCCGGCGACCTGGGCGCCGCCGCAGAGCCAGATGCCCAGCGGGCCGTCCTCGGCCTTGAGCTCGCGGACCCTGGCGACGAGGTCGCCGGCGACCAGCTCGACGTTCGGGTCCGGGGACTCGGCGAGCGAGCGGGTCGCGACGATCTCGCGCAGGTGGGCGTACGGGCTGACGACGCCGGCGTCCAGGGCGAGGCGGTACGAGCCGAGCCCCTGGATGACCGTGTCGAAGCGCTTGTTGGGCACGCCCGCGAGGCCGAAGCTCTCGCGGAACGCGGTGGGGATCGTCTCCGGGTACTCGGAGTTCATGAAAGCGGCGTACTCCTCGTCGATGAACTGGAACATGGACGAGGCGTCGCCGTGGGGGTCGCCGATGAAGCCGTCGAGGGTGCAGGCGACGTAGTACGAGAGCTTGCGCAAGCCGGGATCTCTTTCGTCAGGGAGCGTGACCGTGCTGACCACTGCGCCCATAGTGCTCTATCCGTAGTGGTTACGCAAGGCCCTTCTGCCACGCCCTTTCGCGCCCTCGTCGCCTCGCCTCTCCGCCCACCCCCCTTCCCGCGCCCCCTCGCGCCTCTCCCGTCAGCGGTTCCTGCGCGTCACGAACTCCGCGAGCGCCAGCAGGTCCCCCGCCGCCGCCAGGTCCGGCACCGCGCGGGAGAGCTGCTCCACCGCGCGGGCCATCCGCTCGGCCGCCTGGGCCTGCGCCCAGTCCCGGGCCCCGGCCCGCTCGATCGCGTCCGCCGCCGCCCGCACGGCCGCGGCGTCGAGGACCGGTCGCGCGTACAGCTCGGCCAGCTCCTCGCCCGCCGGGGTGCCGGAGACGAGCGCCGCCACGACCGGCAGCGACTTCTTGCGGGCCACGAGGTCGGCTCCGGCCGGCTTGCCGGTGCGCCCCGGGTCGCCCCAGATGCCGATGAGGTCGTCGATCAGCTGGAACGCGAGCCCGGCCTCCCGGCCGAACGCGTCCATCGCCGCGACCTCCTCCTCCCCCGCCCCCGCGTACAGCGCGCCCACCGCGCAGGCGCAGCCGAGCAGGGCGCCGGTCTTGGCGGTGGCCATCGCCACCACCTCGTCCAGGCCGACCTCCCGCGGCCCCCGCCGCTCGAAGGCGCAGTCCGCCTGCTGCCCCGCGCAGAGCTCGATGACGCAGGCGGCCAGCCGGGCCGCGGCGGCGGTCGAGGCCGGGTGGGGGTCCTCGGCCAGCAGCCGCAGCGCGAGCGCGGACATCGCGTCGCCCGCCATCAGCGCGTCGGGAATGCCGAACACCGTCCAGGCGGTGGCCCGGTGGCGGCGGGTCGGGTCCTCGTCGACGATGTCGTCGTGGAGGAGGGTGAAGTTGTGCGCCAGCTCCACCGCGGCGGCGGCCTTCACCGCGGGCGCCGGGTCCGCGCCGAAGGCGCGGGTGGCCGCGAGCACGAGGGCCGGGCGGATCGCCTTGCCCCCCGCCCCCTCGGCGGGCGTGCCGTCGGCGTGCTCCCAACCGAAGTGGTACATCGCGATCCGCCGTATCGACTCGGGCAAGGACTCGACGGTGCTGCGCAGTTGGGGGTCGACGACGCTTCGCGTCCGGTCCAGGAGCAGCACGGCCCCCTGCCCCCCGGTCGCGGCGTCGGCGCTGATCGTGGTCATGGTCTTCGCAGTCGCTTTCTTCGCGGTTCGTTCGGTTCGGACGGAGGAGCGGAGGAGTCGGGGCGGCGGCTCAGTGCCGCCGGCTGATCTCCACGTTCTCCAGGACGCCCAGGGCGTCGGGGACCAGGACCGCGGCCGAGTAGTAGGCGGTGACGAGGTAGGAGACGATCGCCTGCTCGTCGATCCCCATGAAGCGGGTCGAGAGGCCGGGCTCGATCTCGTCCGGGAGGCCGGCCTGGTGCAGTCCGATCACACCCTGGTCGGACTCCCCCGTACGCATGCAGATGATCGAGGTCGTCCGGGCGGAGGAGACCGGGATCTTGTCGCACGGGAAGATCGGCACCCCGCGCCAGGTCTGGATCCGGCTGCCGTCGACGTCGACGGTCTCGGGCGCCAGGCCCCGCCGGTTGAGCTCGCGCCCGAAGGCGGCGATGGCGTGCGGGTGTGCGAGGAAGAGCTTGGAGCCGCGGCGGCGGGAGAGCAGCTCGTCCAGGTCGTCCGGGCCGGGCACGCCGTCGTGGGGCTGGATCCGCTGCCCGTAGTCGCAGTTGGCGAGGAGGCCGAACTCCCGGTGGTTGACCAGCTCGTGCTCCTGGCGCTCGCGCAGCGCCTCGACCGTGAGCCGCAGCTGGTGCTCGGTCTGGTCCATCGGGTGGTTGTAGAGGTCGGCCACGCGGGAGTGGACCTTCAGGACGGTCTGGGCGACGCTCAGCTCGTACTCGCGCGGGGAGGCCTCGTAGTCCACGTACGTGTGCGGGACGACGGCCTCGCCGACATGGCCGGCGGAGAGGTTGATCGCGGCCTCGCCGTAGGCGTTGGTGCGCTGCTGGGGCAGGGCGGTGACCCCCGCGAGCTGCGCGGCCAGGGAGGCGGCCCGCCCGGCGAGGGCGAGCACGTCGGCGCGGGTGAGTTCCAGGACCGTGCAGGCGGTGGCCGCCCGGGCGGTCCACTCCCAGGTGGCGTCCTCGTCGACGAGGGCGTCCTCGCCGAAGTAGGCGCCGTCGGCGAGGACGCCGAGGACGGCCTCGTCCCCGTACGGCCCCGCGCCGATCTGCTCGACCTTGCCGTGGGCGAGGAGGAGGACCCGGTCGGTGCTCTCGCCGCGGGTGGCGATGACCTCGCCCGCGGCGAACTCGCGCTGGTGGCAGCGGCCGGCCAGCTCGGCGAGGGCGTCCTCGTCCCCGTATCCGCGGAGGGCGGGGAGTTCGCCGAGCTCGGCCGGGATGACGGCGACCCGTCCCCCGGTCTGCACGAAGGTGACGCGGCCGTCCCCCACCGTGTAGCTCAGCCTGCGGTTCACCCGGTAGGTCCCGCCCTGGACCTGCACCCAGGGCAGCGCGCGCAGCAGCCACCGGGAGGAGATCTCCTGCATCTGCGGGGCCGACTTGGTGGTGGACGCGAGGTTCCGCGCGGCGGCCGTGCCGAGACTCTGCTGCGGTGCCGCCTGGTCCGTGCGGACCTCGTCGCCAACCGAACCAACGGACATGGAACTCCCTCTCGTATGACAGATCTGCGAGAGGAAGCCTTTCAGCACGGAGAGTGCGTGCGCCATTACACAAAAGAGTGGGAGTTGACAGCGTTCCGCTGGGCATGGCGCGCGATTTCCACTCGAACAGCGCACGCCGGTGCGCGCCCATACGCGCCCCTTCACCCCAGGTTGTCCGGATCGGCTCGCACACGGCCCGAACGAATGGCAGCGGAGCGCACCGCTCCGGTACCCCGGAGGCACCGGTTTCCCCCTGCTGAAAGGAGCCGGTCATGTCCTCACCCATGTCCGCGAACCGCTTCCTCGACGCGCTGCGCGGCGAGGGTCTCGACGTCGTCGAGGTCGGCGACTGGCGCACCCACAACCGCAACCACAAGGGCCCATGGGGCCCCGTGCACGGCGTGATGATCCACCACACCGTCACCCGGGGCACCGCCAACACCGTCCGCATCTGCCGGGACGGCTACGCGTCCCTGCCCGGACCGCTCTGCCACGGCGTGATCGCCAAGGACGGCAGCGTCCACCTGGTCGGCTACGGCAGGGCCAACCACGCCGGTCTCGGCGACGACGAGGTGCTGCGGGCGGTCATCGCCGAGAAGGGCCTCCCGCCGGACAACGAGGCCACCACCGACGGCAACCGGCACTTCTACGGCTTCGAGTGCGAGAACCTCGGCGACGGGGTGGACCCGTGGCCCAAGGTCCAGCTGGACGCCATCGCCAAGGCCGCGGCGGCCGTCTGCCGGGTGCACGGCTGGACCCAGCGCTCGGTGATCGGGCACCTGGAGTGGCAGCCGGGCAAGGTCGATCCGCGCGGCTTCACCATGGCGTCGATGCGCGAGCGGATCGCCGAGAGGCTGCGCTGACCCGCCGCCCGGGGCACGTCCCCGGGCCGTCCGGGGCCGTCCGGGAGAATGGCCGGGTGAACGCGCCCGACCTCGAACGCCTGCGGCCCCGGCTCCCCTCCCCCCTGGAGCCGGTCGAGGACGAGCGCTTCGCCCGGCACGGCCTGACGCTGCTGCTCAAGCGCGACGACCTGATCCACCCGGACCTGCCGGGCAACAAGTGGCGCAAGCTGGCGCTCAACCTCCGCGCGGCCGAAGGCCGCCCGGTGCTCACCTTCGGCGGCGCGTACTCCAACCACCTGCGCGCGACCGCCGCCGCGGGCCGGCTGCTCGGCTTCCCGACGATCGGCGTCGTGCGCGGCGACGAGCTGGCCGGCCGGCCGCTGAACCCCTCGCTCGCGCGGTGCGCGGCGGACGGGATGCGCCTGCTGTTCGTGGACCGCGCCGCGTACCGCGCCAAGCACGAGCCCGCCGTCCTGGCCGGGCTCCTGGAGCGGGCCCCCGGGGCGCCGGGGGACGTGTACGTGGTGCCCGAGGGCGGCAGCAACGCGCTCGCCGTCGAGGGCTGCGCGGAGCTCGGCCGCGAGCTGGCGGGCGGGGCCGACGTGGCCGCGGTCGCCTGCGGGACGGGCGGCACCCTGGCCGGTCTGGCGGCCGGCTTCCCCGGCCCGGTGCTGGGCGTCCCGGTCCTCCGGGGCGGCTTCCTCGGAGGGGAGGTGCGCGCCCTCCAGGAGGCGGCGTTCGGCGGCCCGCGCGGCGACTGGCGGCTGGACGAGCGCTTCCACTGCGGGGGCTACGCCCGGACCACCCCGGAGCTCGACGCCTTCGCGGACGCCTTCGGGGCGCGGCATGGACTCGCCATCGAGCGGCTGTATGTCGCCAAATTGCTCCACGGACTCGTCACCCTCGCCGAGGAGGGCGCCTTCGCCCCCGGCACCCGGATCGCGGCCGTGGTCACCGGCTCCCCGGAGCCTCAGGCGGACTCCTCCCGGTAGGCCGCGGCCTCCTCCAGGTCGAGCCGGCGCAGCAGGGTGCGCATCATCTCGTCGTCGATGCGGCGGGCGTCGCGCAGCTGTACGAACACCTCGCGCTCGGCGTCGATCATCTCGCGGGCCAGTCGGCGGTAGGTGTCGTCGGCGGTCTCGCCGGTGAGCTCGTTGACGGCGCCGAGCCGCTCCCAGACGGCGTTGCGGCGCCGTTCCAGGACGGTGCGGAGCCGGTCGGCGAGGGGCGGCGGAAGGGTGTTGGCCGGATCGGCGAGGAGCGCGTCGAGCCGCTCCTCCGCGGCCTGCGAGGCCTCGCTCTGGGCCTGCGCCTCGGCGAGGGTCTCCTGGTAGCGGTCGCGTCCGGGCAGCTTCAGGACGCGGATGAGCGGCGGCAGGGTGAGGCCCTGGACGACGAGGGTGCCGATCACGGTGGTGAAGGTGAGGAAGAGGACCAGGTTGCGGGCCGGGAACTCGACCCCGTCGGTGACGACCGGGATGGAGAAGGCGATGGCGAGCGAGACGACCCCGCGCATGCCGGCCCAGCCGACGACCAGCGGCGCCCGCCAGTCCACCTCGGGTTCCCGTTCCCGGATGCGCGCGGACGTCCAGCGGGGCAGGAAGGTCGCGGGGTAGACCCAGACGAAGCGGACGACGACCACGGCCACGAAGACGCCGGCCGCGTACCAGGCCGCCTCCCCGATGCCGTACGGGCCGAGGCCCTGGACGACGTACGGCAGCTGGAGGCCGATCAGCGCGAAGACGGCGGACTCCAGGACGAAGGCGACCATCTTCCAGACCGCCTCCTCCTGGAGCCGGGTGGCGAAGTCGACCTTCCAGTTCTTGTGCCCGAGGAAGAGGCCGACCACGACGACGGCGAGCACCCCGGAGGCCCCGACCTCCTCGGCGGCGGCGTAGGCGATGAAGGGGATCAGCAGCGAGAGGGTGTTCTGCAGCAGGGCCTCGCGCAGGTGGGTGCGGAGCCAGTGGATGGGGACCATCAGGATCAGTCCGACGCCGATGCCGCCGACCGCGGCGAGCATGAACTCGCCGAAGCCGCCCGCCCAGCTGATGCCCTCCCCCACGGCCGCGGCGAGCGCGACCTTGTACGCGGTGATGGCGGTGGCGTCGTTCACCAGGGACTCGCCCTGGAGGATCGTGGTGATCCGGTTCGGCAGGCCGAGCCTGCGGGCGATGGCGGTGGCGGCGACGGCGTCCGGCGGGGCGACGACCGCGCCGAGGACGAGCGCCGCGGTCAGCGGCAGGTCGGGCACGAGGACGTACGCGAGCCAGCCGACCGCGACCGTCGCGAAGAGCACGTAGCCGACGGAGAGCAGGGCGACCGGCCGGATGTTGGCCCTCAGGTCGAGGTACGAGGACTCGACGGCGGCCGTGTAGAGCAGCGGCGGCAGGATCAGCGGCAGCACGATGTGCGGGTCGAGGGTGTAGTCCGGCACCCCGGGCAGATAGGACGCGACGAGGCCGACGGCGACGAGGAGCAGCGGTGCGGGCACCGGGGTGCGCCGGGCGAACCCCGCCACCGCGGCGCTCGCCGCGACCAGTGCCACCAGCTGCAGTGCGTCCATGCCAGGTCCCGTCCGTGCGCTTGCGTCACTCCCGCTGTGTCACTCCCGCCACAACGTAACCTGGCCATCATGAGCGAGTGCCCGCACGTTGCCGAAATGCCGCGCCCCGAACCGGCGCCGCTGCACGCCACCTGTCCGGAGTGCCTGGCCGACGGCACCCATCCCGTCCAGCTGCGGCTCTGCCTCAGCTGCGGGCACGTGGGCTGCTGCGACTCCTCGCTGGGGCGGCACGCGACGGCGCACTTCACCGCGACCGGACACCCGGTGATGCGGACCTTCGAGCCGAACGAGCGCTGGCGCTGGTGCTTCGTGGACGGTTCGATCGTCTGACGGCTGGGTACGTCACCCCTCCGCGGGTTCTCCGCGGCCGCCGGGCGGGGGCCGGTACTCCGGGCCCCCGGCGACACGGCGGGACGGATCGCGATAGCGTCTCGGCGGACTGCGCAACCCACTGCGTACCGCCTGGTTCGGGGGGTTCTTCCCCGGACCCCGAAAGAGCTTGTGCCACCTTGGAGGTGAGGGTGTCCCAGATCGCAGGCGAGCCCGGGACCCAGGACTTCGTGGAAGTCCGGCTGCCCGCTGCGGGTGCCTACCTGTCCGTGCTGCGTACGGCCACGGCCGGTCTCGCGGCGCGTTTGGACTTCACCCTCGACGAGATCGAGGACCTGCGCATCGCCGTCGACGAGGCGTGCGCGATCCTGCTCCAGCAGGCCGTGCCGGGATCGGTGCTCAGCTGTGTCTTCCGGCTGGTCGACGACTCCCTCGACGTCACGGTCTCGGCCCCGACGACGGACGGCCGGGCCCCGGAGCGGGACACCTTCGCCTGGACGGTGCTCTCGGCACTGGCCGGCAAGGTGGAGTCGTCCGTGGCGGAGGACCGTACGGTCTCCATCAGCCTGTACAAACAGCGCGGCGCGGGGCCAGGCCCGGCGTGAGGCGCGGGGACGCGACGGCCGGCATCCCTGAGCAGCAGGCACGGCCGCATCCGGATGCCGAGGCCGGGTCGGTCTCGGTCGAGACTGGAGTCGAGGTCGCTACGGATCACGCGGAGCAGGCGGACCAGATGAGCGAGCAGGACCAGCACAACGAGGCTCCGGGCATCCCGGAGGCTGCCGGGGGCCAGGAGGCTCCCGGGCCGCAGGCGACGTCCGCGCCCGCCGGGGCCGCGGAGCCTTCGGAGGGTGCGGAGGCTTCCGCGGCCTCCGACGCCCAGGAGGGCGCCGGGGCCTCCGACGTCCCGGAGCCCCCGGCGACCCCCGATCCGCACGACCGCAGCGGGGCCCGGGCGCTCTTCATCGAGCTGCGCGCCCTGCCGGAGGGCTCCGCGGAGAAGGCCGCGCTGCGCGACCGGCTGGTGCGGATGCACCTGCCGCTGGTGGAGCACCTGGCCCGCCGCTTCCGCAACCGCGGCGAGCCGCTGGACGACCTGACCCAGGTCGCGACGATCGGCCTGATCAAGTCGGTGGACCGGTTCGACCCGGACCGGGGCGTGGAGTTCTCCACGTACGCGACGCCCACGGTGGTCGGCGAGATCAAGCGCCACTTCCGTGACAAGGGCTGGGCGGTACGGGTCCCCCGGCGCCTCCAGGAGCTGCGGCTCTCCCTGACGACGGCGACCGCGGAGCTCTCGCAGCAGCACGGAAGGTCACCGACCGTGCACGAGCTCGCGGAACGGCTCGGGATCTCGGAGGAGGAGGTCCTGGAGGGCCTGGAGTCGGCCAACGCCTACTCGACGCTCTCCCTGGACGTGCCGGACACGGACGACGAGTCGCCCGCGGTCGCGGACACGCTGGGCGCGGAGGACGAGGCGCTGGAGGGGGTCGAGTACCGGGAGTCGCTCAAGCCGCTCCTGGAGGACCTGCCGCCGCGCGAGAAGCGGATCCTGCTGCTGCGCTTCTTCGGGAACATGACCCAGTCGCAGATCGCGCAGGAGGTCGGCATCTCGCAGATGCACGTCTCCCGGCTGCTCGCCCGGACGCTGGCGCAGCTGCGGGAGAAGCTGCTGGTCGAGGAGTGACCCCGTGACGCCGTGACGCCGTGACTCCGTGACCGCCTGTCCGGTGCCCCCCGGGTGCGGTGACCCCCGGTCCGGTGCCCCCCGGTGCGGTGACCGGCCAGGGCCCGGACCTACCGGGACCTACCCGGACCTACCGGGCCGGGTCCTGGCCGGGGCGCCGGATGCCGAGTGCCTCGGTCGTGGACGGGCTCACCAGCAGGACGAGCCCGGTCACGGCGAGCACGGCGAGCGCGATGCCGGCCGGGATCATGACGCTGTTCGCCTGGAGCAGCTGCCAGGCGACCGGCAGCGCGAGGACCTGGGTGATGACCGCGGGGCCCCGGGCCCAGGAGC
The DNA window shown above is from Streptomyces showdoensis and carries:
- a CDS encoding 1-aminocyclopropane-1-carboxylate deaminase/D-cysteine desulfhydrase is translated as MNAPDLERLRPRLPSPLEPVEDERFARHGLTLLLKRDDLIHPDLPGNKWRKLALNLRAAEGRPVLTFGGAYSNHLRATAAAGRLLGFPTIGVVRGDELAGRPLNPSLARCAADGMRLLFVDRAAYRAKHEPAVLAGLLERAPGAPGDVYVVPEGGSNALAVEGCAELGRELAGGADVAAVACGTGGTLAGLAAGFPGPVLGVPVLRGGFLGGEVRALQEAAFGGPRGDWRLDERFHCGGYARTTPELDAFADAFGARHGLAIERLYVAKLLHGLVTLAEEGAFAPGTRIAAVVTGSPEPQADSSR
- a CDS encoding Na+/H+ antiporter, translating into MDALQLVALVAASAAVAGFARRTPVPAPLLLVAVGLVASYLPGVPDYTLDPHIVLPLILPPLLYTAAVESSYLDLRANIRPVALLSVGYVLFATVAVGWLAYVLVPDLPLTAALVLGAVVAPPDAVAATAIARRLGLPNRITTILQGESLVNDATAITAYKVALAAAVGEGISWAGGFGEFMLAAVGGIGVGLILMVPIHWLRTHLREALLQNTLSLLIPFIAYAAAEEVGASGVLAVVVVGLFLGHKNWKVDFATRLQEEAVWKMVAFVLESAVFALIGLQLPYVVQGLGPYGIGEAAWYAAGVFVAVVVVRFVWVYPATFLPRWTSARIREREPEVDWRAPLVVGWAGMRGVVSLAIAFSIPVVTDGVEFPARNLVLFLTFTTVIGTLVVQGLTLPPLIRVLKLPGRDRYQETLAEAQAQSEASQAAEERLDALLADPANTLPPPLADRLRTVLERRRNAVWERLGAVNELTGETADDTYRRLAREMIDAEREVFVQLRDARRIDDEMMRTLLRRLDLEEAAAYREESA
- a CDS encoding UBP-type zinc finger domain-containing protein, which produces MSECPHVAEMPRPEPAPLHATCPECLADGTHPVQLRLCLSCGHVGCCDSSLGRHATAHFTATGHPVMRTFEPNERWRWCFVDGSIV
- a CDS encoding anti-sigma regulatory factor, which codes for MSQIAGEPGTQDFVEVRLPAAGAYLSVLRTATAGLAARLDFTLDEIEDLRIAVDEACAILLQQAVPGSVLSCVFRLVDDSLDVTVSAPTTDGRAPERDTFAWTVLSALAGKVESSVAEDRTVSISLYKQRGAGPGPA
- a CDS encoding RNA polymerase sigma factor SigF; the encoded protein is MSEQDQHNEAPGIPEAAGGQEAPGPQATSAPAGAAEPSEGAEASAASDAQEGAGASDVPEPPATPDPHDRSGARALFIELRALPEGSAEKAALRDRLVRMHLPLVEHLARRFRNRGEPLDDLTQVATIGLIKSVDRFDPDRGVEFSTYATPTVVGEIKRHFRDKGWAVRVPRRLQELRLSLTTATAELSQQHGRSPTVHELAERLGISEEEVLEGLESANAYSTLSLDVPDTDDESPAVADTLGAEDEALEGVEYRESLKPLLEDLPPREKRILLLRFFGNMTQSQIAQEVGISQMHVSRLLARTLAQLREKLLVEE